The Cryptosporangium aurantiacum DNA segment GGTCTCGCGGTGATCCTCGGCGCAGCCGAGGACATCGACGTCGTCGGCGAAGCCGCCGACGGACTGGCCGCGGTCGAATCCTGTCACCGCCTCGATCCGGACGTCGTCCTGATGGACGTCCGGATGCCGGGTATCGACGGCATCGAGGCCACCCGGCGGATCGTCGGCGCGGCGCTGCCCGCGCGGGTGCTCGTCCTGACCACGTTCCGCCACGACGAGTACGTGTGGGGCGCTCTCCGTGCGGGAGCCAGCGGTTTCCTGCTCAAACGCACGTCGCCGGAGCGGCTGGTCGACGCCGTCCGGACCGTGGCGGGCGGCGAGGACCTGATCGATCCGGCGGTCACCCGCGACCTGGTCGAGCACTTCGTCCGACGTGCCCCGGGTACCGAGGCGGGCGCGGCAG contains these protein-coding regions:
- a CDS encoding response regulator translates to MTASGVRILLADDDALLRAGLAVILGAAEDIDVVGEAADGLAAVESCHRLDPDVVLMDVRMPGIDGIEATRRIVGAALPARVLVLTTFRHDEYVWGALRAGASGFLLKRTSPERLVDAVRTVAGGEDLIDPAVTRDLVEHFVRRAPGTEAGAAAAAKRRLGPLTEREAEVLALVAHGLSNQEIADRLVIAESTAKTHVKRILGKIGARDRAQAVVLAYQGGLVG